In Electrophorus electricus isolate fEleEle1 chromosome 18, fEleEle1.pri, whole genome shotgun sequence, one genomic interval encodes:
- the slc20a1a gene encoding sodium-dependent phosphate transporter 1-A gives MESTTVASLVAVTTATLVTKADMSPFLWLLVLGFIIAFILAFSVGANDVANSFGTAVGSEVVTLRQACILATIFETLGAILLGAKVSETIRSGIIDIHMYNGSEPLLMAGSISAMFGSAVWQLVASFLKLPISGTHCIVGATIGFSIVARGYQGVKWLELLHIVSSWFLSPLLSGIMSAILFYFVRKFILNKDDPLPNGLKALPVFYAVTMGMNLFSIMFTGAPMLGFNRIPWWGTLFISLGCSLLTALVVWFVVCPRLKKKMKSVITHNHGDTSLVEKSTPTDEPVEHHITPQSYLPLPCTPPADRNVAFDIGGSEEGDLDTKVFDSKGLECSNVLNEGIVIAELHGSQFHTVHKDSGIYKDLLLKLHLTKMGECMGESDDKPIRRNNSYTSYTMAIYGIHGFRETGEKRRSRMDSYNSYCTAVLDAAGVDALAVDLGDGESGEDPLEEEDVDELEIDKPEVSMLFQFLQILTACFGSFAHGGNDVSNAIGPLVALWLVYESASVASKAPTPLWLLLYGGVGICTGLWVWGRRVIQTMGKDLTPITPSSGFSIELASAVTVVIASNIGLPVSTTHCKVGSVVAVGWLRSRKSVDWHLFRNIFIAWFVTVPISGLISAAIMALFYYAFLPVN, from the exons ATGGAGTCCACCACAGTAGCATCACTAGTAGCTGTTACCACAGCAACCTTAGTCACCAAAGCCGATATGTCTCCCTTTCTATGGCTCTTGGTTTTGGGCTTCATCATTGCTTTTATCTTGGCATTTTCTGTGGGAGCCAATGATGTGGCTAACTCTTTTGGCACAGCAGTGGGCTCTGAAGTAGTCACACTGCGTCAAGCTTGCATCCTTGCTACCATATTTGAAACATTGGGTGCTATCCTTCTGGGGGCAAAAGTCAGTGAGACCATTCGATCTGGCATCATTGACATTCACATGTACAATGGCTCTGAGCCACTGCTAATGGCTGGCTCCATCAGTGCCATGTTTG GGTCAGCTGTTTGGCAGTTGGTGGCTTCATTTTTGAAGCTCCCTATCTCTGGAACACATTGTATTGTTGGGGCCACTATTGGTTTTTCCATAGTTGCTAGGGGTTATCAAGGGGTAAAATGGCTGGAACTTCTCCATATTG TTTCTTCCTGgttcctctcccctcttctgtCAGGCATCATGTCTGCCATTCTTTTTTACTTTGTCCGAAAGTTTATCCTAAATAAG GATGACCCATTGCCCAATGGTCTAAAAGCCCTTCCTGTATTCTATGCTGTTACCATGGGAATGAATCTGTTCTCCATTATGTTCACTGGAGCACCAA TGCTGGGCTTCAACAGAATACCGTGGTGGGGCACTCTCTTCATTTCACTGGGTTGTTCTCTCCTGACTGCTCTGGTGGTATGGTTTGTCGTGTGTCCTCGCTTAAAGAAGAAGATGAAAA GTGTAATTACACATAATCATGGTGATACATCACTGGTTGAGAAGAGTACCCCCACAGATGAACCAGTGGAACATCATATAACACCTCAGTCCTACTTACCTCTTCCCTGCACACCTCCTGCTGATAGGAATGTGGCCTTTGACATTGGGGGCTCAGAAGAAGGTGACCTTGATACTAAGGTCTTTGACAGTAAAGGCCTGGAGTGCAGCAATG TGCTAAATGAAGGAATAGTAATTGCAGAGCTGCATGGGAGTCAGTTCCATACAGTGCACAAAGACTCTGGCATCTACAAAGATTTGTTGCTCAAGTTGCATCTCACTAAGATGGGTGAATGCATGGGTGAGAGTGACGATAAACCCATCCGCCGCAACAACAGCTACACATCCTACACCATGGCAATCTATGGTATCCACGGATttagagagactggagagaaacGGCGTTCACGCATGGATAGTTACAACAGCTACTGTACAGCAGTGTTAGATGCTGCTGGTGTTGATGCTCTAGCTGTAGATTTgggtgatggagagagtggagaggaCCCTCTAGAGGAAGAGGATGTGGATGAGCTAGAGATTGATAAACCAGAGGTGTCAATGCTCTTCCAGTTTCTGCAAATTCTCACTGCATGCTTTGGATCTTTTGCTCATGGGGGGAATGATGTCAG CAATGCAATAGGACCCTTAGTAGCTCTCTGGCTGGTGTATGAAAGTGCCTCTGTAGCTTCTAAAGCCCCAACACCCCTCTGGCTACTCCTTTATGGGGGAGTGGGTATTTGCACTGGGCTGTGGGTTTGGGGCCGGAGAGTTATACAAACTATGGGCAAAGATCTGACCCCCATTACCCCTTCTAG TGGATTCAGCATTGAACTGGCCTCTGCTGTGACAGTAGTGATTGCTTCCAACATTGGTCTTCCAGTCAGCACCACTCATTGCAAG GTTGGATCTGTAGTGGCTGTGGGCTGGCTTCGCTCCAGGAAGTCTGTTGACTGGCATTTGTTTCGGAATATTTTTATTGCCTGGTTTGTGACTGTGCCAATTTCTGGTCTTATTAGTGCTGCCATTATGGCACTATTCTATTATGCATTTCTACCAGTAAACTAA